The genome window GTAGTAGCTGCTTTTCTTTCTTGTGTCCGCTCTAACTGCTCCTCTCACCTTATTGCTTGGCAACCTGCCCACGTTTGTGCGCACGGAAGTCACCCGGCTCTTGCATACCGATCCTGAACTGGAGGTAGTAGGCGCTGCCGTGGTTACTGACGAGCTGCCCGCCATGGCGCGGCGTTTGCGGCCGGGGGTAGTGCTCATAAGTGAGAATCAGTTATTAGGCTTGGAGCAGCTGCAACGGCACTTTTCGGTCCCTGTACTGCTGTATAGCGCTCAAGCGCCCCTACCCGGCATGCTGCGCGAGGCTGCGCGGCTAGGGGTGTACGATTACATTACGCCTCCTCTGGGGACAGGTAGTGAATTGGCTGAGTGGCGCATGTCTTTACGTCGTAAGCTGCTAGCTGCCAAGCCTTCCTCAGTTCCCGTCCCCAAAGTAGAACCGTCGGTCATTCTGCGCCGCACGGCGGTGCCCTTACCTCCGCGCGGGGTGGTAGTCATTGGAGGATCAACGGGTGGGGCCCCCGCAGTTGAGGCGCTGCTTCGGGAGTTGCCGCTGGGTTTTCCTTGGGCCGTGCTCGTGGCCGTTCACCTGCCTGAATCTTTCACCGATACACTAGTGGAGCGTCTGCGGCGGGCCACCCAACTACCCGTCATGGCTGCTACTAGCGGCATGCGCCTGGAGCCAGGGCGTGTTCTGGTTGCGCCGGGTGGGCGTAACTTAGTTGTGCGGTCGGTAATGGATAGCCCTTGGGTTGGCTGGCAAACTGATTTTGTGGAGGAGCCTGGTCTTGATGTACCTTCCGTGGACATTCTGATGCACTCCGTTGTCCGGGCCGTGGGCCGTAATGTGGTGGGCGTAGTCCTGACCGGGCTTGGGCACGATGGAACCGCTGGAGCTCACGCCATCCGTCAGCACGGCGGCACGGTTGTAGCCCAAGACGAGGCTTCTTCAGCGGTATTTGGGATGCCCAAATCGGTCATCCAGTCCGGTCTGGCATCTGCTGTGCTACCCCTTCCGCACATTGCCGACTTCTTGGTGCGCCACGTGCAGCCCGGAACCACCGCGCGTCGGGGGCGTTCTTCCTTCCTCTCTCAACCCGTGCAGGCGCAATGAAGTCAAGGGAGCAGGAGTACCGCGAAATTTTCATGGCCGAGGCGCTCGAATATTACGACGCCATGAGCCGTCATATCAGCGAGTTAGAGCGTAATCCGACCGACGAGCCAGCACTGAATGAGCTATTTCGGCTCATGCACAACCTCAAGTCCAATGCGCGGGCTATGGGCTACAACCCCATCGGGGAGTTAGCCCACCACATGGAAACCATCTTCGGGCTTATTCGCAGCCGGGAGAAAACCTTTACTGGATCAGTAGTACCCGTTTTATTCACGGGGATTGACACTATCGGCCAAATGATTCGCGCCGTTGGTGAGGATGAGGCGCTGCCGGAAGTAGAGCAACTGCTGGAAAACCTGGACCGTCTGGTGCGCGGTGAGGAGCCTATTCTGGAATCCGGCCCCGAGGATGAAGAGGACGCTAGCCGTAAGCTGGAGCTTTCGGATCTGGTCTACATTCAAATCCGCAAGCTTGACCACCTGCTTAACCTAGTGGGCGAGCTGACCATCGACCGGGACCGGGTGCTGACGCTCAGCCAGGAAATCGGTAATCCGGCGTTGGCAGCGGCGGCCGCTCACCTCTCACGCATTGCCGACGAACTGCAATACAGCGTCATGGACGCCCGTTTGGTAGGTGTCGGTTCCCTATTCAACAAATTTCCGCGGGTGGTGCGCGACGTGGCCAACACGGAAAAGAAGGACGTTGAGCTAACGGTAGTGGGTGAGGACATCCAGATTGACCGCAACATCCTGCAAATCATTACCGACGCCCTGCTTCATCTGGTGCGCAACGCCATTGGGCACGGCCTAGAAACTCCGGAAGAGCGGGAGGCGGCCGGCAAAAGTGCCCAAGGCCACCTGACGTTGTCGGCCCAGACGGAACGCGACGATGTGCTGATTCAGGTGCGCGACGATGGCCGCGGCATTAACGTGGAAAGCGTTCGGCGCAAAGCCATTGAACGCGACTTGGTACCGGCCGCTACGGCTGCTAACCTCGATGATGATGCCGTACGTGGTTTTCTGTTCGAGCCGGGCTTTTCCATGGCCCAGGAAGTAACCGAAATATCGGGGCGCGGTGTGGGGCTGGATGTAGTGAAATTGGCCATTGACTCCTTGGGCGGCCAATTGCGTGTGGATTCAGTACTAGGGGAAGGAACCACCTTTACGCTAGTGCTACCCACTTCCATTGCCGTAAAAGGAGCGCTACTCTTTCAACTGGACCAGCGTAACTACGCTATTCCGCTTATGCATACTGATTCGGTGGTATCCTTGCTGCCGGAAAATTTCAACGTAGTAGGAGGCGTGCTACTGACCCGAGTTCAGGACGAAAACGTTCCGGTCGTGTCGCTACGCCGCTTGCTGCATAACGGTGACGGACCGCTAGCGCCCGCTACCAAAGCTGATCTACATGGTCGTCAAGACATAATCATTGTCAACTACAGTAACCGCCGGCTGGGCTTGATAGTCGACCGGTTTTTACGCCAGCAGGATATCGTGGTAAAACCCATGAGTAAACCGCTGGATACCATTGACTTGTTTGGGGGCGTTACCTTATTGGGAAGCGGGCAAGTGTGCCTGGTGCTCGATGTGCCGGCCCTAACTCGACTATTTCTGGCCAAACGACCGTAACTCACGTATTGCAGACTTGTGGCGGCCGACTTTGGCTGGCCGCCCTTTCATTTGATTCCTATGGATTTGCACATGACGGAACTGGAGCGGGATATCATCCGCGAAATCCTGAATATCGGCCTAGCTCGCGCGGCCGATTCATTCGCGGTTGTCGCCCAGGAAAAGGTGCTGCTGGAAGTACCCAACCTTGATATCGTGTCGGGTAAGACGATTCTGGATAAAGTCCGCGACCTGCAAGCGGGCCACGTCATTATTCAGTCGGATATCCGGGGGGATTTTAACGGAACAACCCTGATGTTCTTTTCCGGCCAGCATGTCCAGCGGCTTTCCCGCGTCTGCTTGCGCATGAGCACCTCTGATTCCACGCAGATTGATGAAATGCAGGAGTCATTGCTGCTGGAAATCAGCAATATCATTACCGGGGCACTGGTAACCCAACTAGCTAACATTCTGAAAGCAAGCATTTACGGGGCGCCACCCACGCACCCGCGTGGCGACATTGCCGATGCCCTGCACAACCTGCTGCTGAACCGGCCCATGGTGCAGCCACTTATTTTCTCGGTTATAACTCAATTCTCGGACAAGGACAACTCAGTTGAGTTACCGCTGATGATCTTCTTCGACCGGGATACTTTTGAGAAAATCCTGGATATCATTCGCACCTACGATTTTATGGGCGGCCAGCAAGCTGGCTAATAAGTCTTCCGGCCGTTGGGCCGGGGCGTTATCAAGCGGCCCTCGCCGCCAGGAATCATGCTCAGAACGGGCGTTGAGACCTGGAAGCGGGGGCTGCTACCTTTTCCGGCTGGTCTTACCTCTCACTTTCACTTCTTTATCAGTATGGCTAATTCTGCGTCCTCGTTGGAACAAAAGCTTGCCGCCTTCGACCCCAATGCCCTCGGTGACTCCGCCGGCGGAATTTACGGTCTACCTTTCACGCCTGAGGAGGCCCAGGTCGTAATCGTACCTGTGCCTTGGGAAGTAACCGTTTCATACCGCGCCGGTACCGCTGAGGGGCCCGAGGCCATCCGAGAGGCGTCCTTGCAGGTGGACCTCTATGACCCCGACTTGCCCAATGCCTGGCAAATGGGCTTGGCCATGGAGGAGCCCGACGAAAAGATTGCCGCCGAGAGCCTCTCTTTGCGCCCTACCGCGGCGGAGTACATCGGCTGGCTGGAGGAAGGCGAGCCTGAAGCAACGCACGGAACGTTCTCCCAGGTGCCTGCCCAAGTCAATCAGCGCGGCCAGGCCCTGCTAGAGTGGCTTAAGCAAAAAACCGGTGCCTTGCTGGATGCCGGCAAAGGGGTAGTAGTGCTGGGTGGCGATCATAGCACGCCTTTAGGTTACTTGCACGCGCTGGCTGAGCGGCATGAAGAGTTTGGAATTCTGCAGATTGACGCGCACTGCGACCTGCGCCCGGCCTATGAAGGCTTTGAGTTTTCCCACGCTTCCATTATGTACAATGCCCTGAAACTGCCACAGGTAAAGAAGTTGGTGCAGGTTGGCATCCGCGACTACTGCCAGCAGGAGGCCGAGTACATTGACCAAAGCAACGGCCGAGTGGCCCTGTTCGCCGACCGGTTTCTGCAGGCTGAAATGCTGGGGGGGAAGTCCTGGAAGAAGGAGTGCAAAAAAATCATTGCCCAGCTGCCCCAAAAAGTGTATTTGAGCTTTGATATCGACGGGCTCGACCCCAAGCTGTGCCCCGGCACAGGCACCCCCGTACCCGGCGGGCTGGAGTTTGAGCAGGCTCTCTACCTTATTCGGATGGTAGTGCGCTCCGGCCGCACCATCATCGGCTGCGACTTAAATGAGGTGGCACCCGGCGACACGGAATGGAACGCCATTGTAGGCGCCCGGTTGCTTTATCATATGGCCAACTGGATGGGCGTCTCGCAGGGCCGGCTAAAAGCCCGCGCCGTAGAAAAATAGGCTTTTCGTTCGGTAGTTCGAGTTATCAAGCGCCCGCAAAAAAAGTACGGCAAGTGGCTGATTCAGCTGCTTGCCGTACTTTTTTGCGGGCTATGCGTAGAGTAAGCAACTTCCTACTTCCCGTACTGTTCTCTCACCTCAATCCCTCTTCTTACCCTATGGGCTTCATTCTTAAATTCATTCTCACGGCCATTGTTACCTACGTGCTGGCTAAGTTTCTGCCCGGCGCCGACATCAGCGGCATCGGGGACGCGTTTATTCTGGTCATTGTGCTGGCAATCTTGAATGCCATTGTCAAGCCGATTCTGAAAATCATCGGCTTCCCCATTACCATTCTCACGCTAGGCCTATTTCTGCTGGTTATCAATGCTCTGATTGTTATGATAGCCGACTGGCTGCTAGGTGGCTTTAAGCTGGACGGGTTCGTTTCTGCCCTGATCTTCAGCGTTGTGTTGTCGTTGGTTACCTCAGTAATCGATATGGTAACTGACCGGAGCTAAGCTGGTCCTGCTGCTATAAGAAAGCCCGCCTGGACGCGTTCAGGCGGGCTTTCCTATGGTAGCTATTATCTCTGGGCCAGATAAAAAAGATACGGAAGCCAAACGTGCCCGTTTGAGTACGCTCCCGTGAGTAGGGTAGGAGCCGTGAATTAAAGGATTAGTCTAGTGCCAGCTTACCTCGGCGCCAACGGTATCCGGCCCACACTGCTACCCCTAGCAAGAGTGGCCAGATGTAAGAGGCCGCAATGAGGAACATGCTTAACGCCCGCCAGCCAAACCACAAACCGGTTTGCAGTTGGCTGGCTATATCTGCGGCCGGAGTTAGTTCAGTAGCAGGACGCAGCTGGTAGTATGTAAGCTGCAAGGTGGCCAACGTGGCCTGCTCCGTAAG of Hymenobacter sublimis contains these proteins:
- a CDS encoding chemotaxis protein CheB, producing the protein MSALTAPLTLLLGNLPTFVRTEVTRLLHTDPELEVVGAAVVTDELPAMARRLRPGVVLISENQLLGLEQLQRHFSVPVLLYSAQAPLPGMLREAARLGVYDYITPPLGTGSELAEWRMSLRRKLLAAKPSSVPVPKVEPSVILRRTAVPLPPRGVVVIGGSTGGAPAVEALLRELPLGFPWAVLVAVHLPESFTDTLVERLRRATQLPVMAATSGMRLEPGRVLVAPGGRNLVVRSVMDSPWVGWQTDFVEEPGLDVPSVDILMHSVVRAVGRNVVGVVLTGLGHDGTAGAHAIRQHGGTVVAQDEASSAVFGMPKSVIQSGLASAVLPLPHIADFLVRHVQPGTTARRGRSSFLSQPVQAQ
- a CDS encoding chemotaxis protein CheA codes for the protein MKSREQEYREIFMAEALEYYDAMSRHISELERNPTDEPALNELFRLMHNLKSNARAMGYNPIGELAHHMETIFGLIRSREKTFTGSVVPVLFTGIDTIGQMIRAVGEDEALPEVEQLLENLDRLVRGEEPILESGPEDEEDASRKLELSDLVYIQIRKLDHLLNLVGELTIDRDRVLTLSQEIGNPALAAAAAHLSRIADELQYSVMDARLVGVGSLFNKFPRVVRDVANTEKKDVELTVVGEDIQIDRNILQIITDALLHLVRNAIGHGLETPEEREAAGKSAQGHLTLSAQTERDDVLIQVRDDGRGINVESVRRKAIERDLVPAATAANLDDDAVRGFLFEPGFSMAQEVTEISGRGVGLDVVKLAIDSLGGQLRVDSVLGEGTTFTLVLPTSIAVKGALLFQLDQRNYAIPLMHTDSVVSLLPENFNVVGGVLLTRVQDENVPVVSLRRLLHNGDGPLAPATKADLHGRQDIIIVNYSNRRLGLIVDRFLRQQDIVVKPMSKPLDTIDLFGGVTLLGSGQVCLVLDVPALTRLFLAKRP
- a CDS encoding chemotaxis protein CheC, which produces MDLHMTELERDIIREILNIGLARAADSFAVVAQEKVLLEVPNLDIVSGKTILDKVRDLQAGHVIIQSDIRGDFNGTTLMFFSGQHVQRLSRVCLRMSTSDSTQIDEMQESLLLEISNIITGALVTQLANILKASIYGAPPTHPRGDIADALHNLLLNRPMVQPLIFSVITQFSDKDNSVELPLMIFFDRDTFEKILDIIRTYDFMGGQQAG
- a CDS encoding agmatinase family protein, with translation MANSASSLEQKLAAFDPNALGDSAGGIYGLPFTPEEAQVVIVPVPWEVTVSYRAGTAEGPEAIREASLQVDLYDPDLPNAWQMGLAMEEPDEKIAAESLSLRPTAAEYIGWLEEGEPEATHGTFSQVPAQVNQRGQALLEWLKQKTGALLDAGKGVVVLGGDHSTPLGYLHALAERHEEFGILQIDAHCDLRPAYEGFEFSHASIMYNALKLPQVKKLVQVGIRDYCQQEAEYIDQSNGRVALFADRFLQAEMLGGKSWKKECKKIIAQLPQKVYLSFDIDGLDPKLCPGTGTPVPGGLEFEQALYLIRMVVRSGRTIIGCDLNEVAPGDTEWNAIVGARLLYHMANWMGVSQGRLKARAVEK
- a CDS encoding phage holin family protein; the protein is MGFILKFILTAIVTYVLAKFLPGADISGIGDAFILVIVLAILNAIVKPILKIIGFPITILTLGLFLLVINALIVMIADWLLGGFKLDGFVSALIFSVVLSLVTSVIDMVTDRS